TATGTGGAAACGGTGGACTTAAAAGGTGCTGGAAATCAAATGAAACGGAACGGAAATGACCATAAACGAACGAAAAATATTATAAAAAGTTTCAAATGTCGGTTGACGTGCAGGGGGTCACAGGTTCGAGTCCTGTATCGTCCACCATCGAAAGTTCCGCTTTCTGTTGAAAGCGGAACTTTTTTATAATTTTTTCACAATTTTCATGCGTGTTATGTAACCTTATTTTATCCCTGACCACTCAACCAGCCACAGTCAGGAAAAATACGGGCCTCCGAGAGCAGTTCGCCCTGGGAGGCCCGTTTGTTCAACCTGCCAGTTCTGCCTGCTTCCGCCGCTTTTTCTCGGCGGCGATCTCCGCGATCAGCCGGGCCAACTTCTCCTTGCACACCGCCTCTGTATGGACGGAGACGTTGGTGCCATTCGTTTCCCGTTCACTTTCGGGGAGTAGAGAGGCTGGGACGCTCCAGTTCCCAGAAGAACCGCTGGTGCAGGGCCTTCATGTAGTCGTTCATACGTGTCGCCTCCCTTGTTCAGCAACACAACATATCACAGAAACAGAGAATAGCCAGGGCTCCGGCGCACCGGCCCGCGGACTCCGCTTTCTTCCAGGAGACTAATAGCGGAACCCGTAATCGTCTTATTTCTCAGACGCCTGCACTCGGCTCTCCGCTCCCCCACTCACCTCCAGAAATGCGCAGAGGGACTGCTTGCTTATCGTGTAATACTTGGGCGGGTCCAAGAACAGAAACAGAATCCGGATGGCAGTCTCCTCGCCGGTGTCGGCATCCATGGCCGCAGGAATCCCATCGATAGTTTTCCATCGCACCGCTGGTAGTACCCGGTATAGTCCCGCCCGCCCAGCATACCCTCTCCCATTCCATGTTCTGCTTTCAGTATAGTGGGGTAAGGAGCATCTGCAAAGCATTCACATCTCATCATCTGATTTTATGGGTAAGTGTGAGCAGAGGGGCGACCGTTTGGCTGCCCCTCTGTTTCACGTTTACATTACTGCACTTCTGATGAATATTTATAGTGCCCCACAGAGCAACTTGCAGTCCTGAGAAAGAAAACTTATGGTGTCAGGAAACTGGCTCCCGTGTATAGCCAGTTGACGCATACAGACGTACGGGCACCGCCTCGGGAAGAAAAGATTCGGATCTCACACATGGACCAAAGACCGGTAGAGGGCTCTTGTTGCCGGATTCGTGTCCAGTGCATCTCCTGAGACTGGCTGTAGATCAGATCATCCACTACGAACACACCTGAGATTGTCAGGTTGTCATTGGTCTGGCTGTCAATAGAAGCTCCATCGTAAATACTTGCGCGGCGAATATCGGCCACAATAGACGTTCCTGTTACCGCAGGCTGGAGGGAAAAGCGGAGTGAAGTGGCCGAAGTGTTCTGCAAGGTCATGTTCAGCGCCTCCAGAGGAACCGTCAAGACACTTCCAGCAGAGGACAGATTTGCGTTGTAAACCTCCGGAACAGCTTTTAGATTGGGAGTCAGGAAATCTGTCTCCGCAGTTTTAAACCGAACCTTGTAGACAGTAGGTATATTTTGCTCCACTGTAATTTCAGGAGTCTACCCAGGGATGCCCTGCGGTCCTTCGGGTCCAACTTCACCAGGTTCACCTTTCGGCCCCTCGGGGCCAACGGGAACCACAAAGTCCAGGGAGATCCCGGTGTCTGTCGGATTGGCGGTGACGGCTGCGGCAGTACCAGAGGAGACAGTTCCCACAGTGACGGTAGGTGTCGTGCCCGCGGGTCCCTGAGGGCCAAGTTCACCCTGAGGCCCGGTTTCGCCCCGCTCGCCCTGAGGCCCTTCCGGGCCCTGGGGACCTGTCGGGCCGGATTCTCCCTGAGGGCCTGCAGGACCGACGGGAACCACGAAGTCCAGGGAGATCCCGGTGTCCGTCGGATTGGCGGTGACGGCTGCGGTAGTACCGGAGGAGACAGTTCCTACAGTGACGGTAGGCGTTGTGCCCGCGGGTCCCTGAGGGCCAAGTTCACCCTGAGGCCCTTCCGGGCCCTGAGGACCTGTCGGGCCGGATTCTCCCTGAGGGCCTGCAGGACCGACGGGAACCACGAAGTCCAGGGAGATCCCGGTGTCCGTCGGATTGGCGGTGACGGCTGCGGTAGTACCGGAGGAGACAGTTCCTACAGTGACGGTAGGCGTTGTGCCCGCGGGTCCCTGAGGGCCAAGTTCACCCTGAGGGCCGGTTTCACCCCGCTCACCCTGGGGTCCTGCCGGACCTTGGGGACCTGTCAGGCCGGATTCTCCCTGAGGGCCTGCAGGGCCGACGGGAACCACGAAGTCCAGGGAGATCCCGGTGTCCGTCGGATTGGCGGTGACGGCTGCGGCAGTACCGGAGGAGACAGTTCCCACAGTGACGGTAGGTGTCGTGCCCGCAGGTCCCTGAGGGCCGGTTTCGCCCCGCTCGCCCTGAGGCCCTTCCGGGCCCTGGGGACCTGTCGGGCCGGATTCTCCCTGAGGGCCTGCAGGGCCGACGGGAACCACGAAGTCCAGGGAGATCCCGGTGTCCGTCGGATTGGCGGTGACGGTTGCGGCAGTACCGGAGGAGACAGTTCCCACAGTGACGGTAGGTGTCGTGCCCGCGGGTCCCTGAGGGCCAGGTTCACCCTGAGGGCCGGTTTCACCCCGCTCACCCTGGGGTCCTGCCGGACCTTGAGGGCCGCTTTCGCCACGCTCGCCTTGGGGCCCTGCCGGACCGATGGGGCCCTGTTCTCCCTGTGGTCCGGGACAGCCGCGATCTCCTTGGAGTCCTTGAGGGCCGGTCTCACCAGGAAGCCCTTGCTCACCCTGAGGTCCCTGTTCTCCTTGAGGGCCGCGGTCGCCCGGAATGCCTCTTTCCCCCTGGGGCCGACTGGGCCAGCCGGTCCCGGATCACCCTTAGGCCCTACGGGGCCGCGGTCGCCTTTGGGGCCCATGGGGCCGGGATCCCCGCGGACACCCTGCGGTCCGATATCTCCTGTGTCTCCTTTTGGCCCCATATCGCCCCGAATACCCTGAGGCCCCGGGAGTCCCTGAGGGCCCACCATTCCTTTTGGGCCCATGGGACCGGGACAGCCCTGCTCACCCTTTGGCCCCTGGGGACCACGCTCTCCGCGGGGGCCGCGTTCACCCTGGGGCCCGCGTTCGCCCTGCGGCCCACGTTCACCTTGGGGGCCGCGTTCACCGGAGAGAATGGGGCAAAAACACTGACAGGAGGAGTCTCTGTCAGGTGCAGAGCCGCAATGACGTTCTTTATTTAAATTGTTGTTGGGAAAATAATTCATCTCATTGACCTCTCATCCAAAGTAAGGGAACTGTGGTTATAGCTAAAGTTGCTTCTTGTCTGTGTCCTTCTCGATCTTTTCATTCAGGCGCTGACTCTGTGTGCCGAAATAGAATGCGATGACAACTGAAAAAATTGTTAAAAAATCTTGGTTGGAAATTCGATCCAAAACAGCGAGATAGGCAAATACTACCGTCAAGACAAGCGTTACAATGCTTTTAACACACAGAAGGTTGCTGAATTTCTTCAAGAGAGCAGACATTACAATCGTTCCTTTCTCATAAGGCCTATGCTCATGGTATGCTATGCACATGGTGGGGCTGAAGTGTGTGGTTTTGCTTCAGGGAAATTCGTCTGCATATAGTCGTCCATCACTCTAAACGGCATTTCCATGGCAATCTAACTGCTGGAAAATTCGGCATTTCGGGGCAAAGAGAGACATCTGCCTGTCCAGGGCTGAAAAACGAGCCCGCTTTTCAGCAGGCTCGCTTAATGGAACCATTCTCCCTTCAATGTTCTGTGAGTATCCGGTGCACTCTCCGGCAGAAGTTTCTCCGCCTCCTCTTTGTCCTCCAGTTCGGCTGGTATTCATACAGCACGACAGGGTGTTCCACATCCCTGCGGTCCGGTACAGCCGCATATAGCATTTGCTCCGGATAGTCCGGCCCTCCAGCTTCAAAACTTGCGGAGCTGCCAGGGATTCGGGCAGTCTTCTTTTCAGCTTTCAAGATGGGCATTTCCGTTTCTGCCGTGTGCAATTTTGACAAGCGTATGTATGCCCGAATCCTCACCTGTGTGGGGATCATGACTCATGTCCGCCGGACTTTTCTGCCAATCCCCTCCATGGGCGATCCGGAGCATACACGCCCAGATTCAGAAAGCCGGTGCTCCATCATCTCAATAGTGACATTTTCGGGCGGAAGCTCCTCCACTTGTAGGGACCGCTCCTGCCGGATATGGGGCTCTGCCGCGGTTCCCCTTATAGCAGCTCTGACAGACAACCATGCCTCCGTCTCATCAAGCATCGGGCTCAGTTGACCCGCCAATTCCTCTTTCATCTGTTCAGAGAATGCCCACAGGCTTTCTTTTGGCAAGACGCACCTGTTCCATCAGCCATTCCGGCTTCCGGTTTCGTTCCGTATACCCCGCGCTCTTTCGAAGCAGTTCATCCTATTCCGCACGGGAGAGCGTTACCATCTCCGTGCTGTTCATCTGTGTATTGGTCTTGTTTTTGCAAATTTGGTGGCTAAAAATTACCTGGAAAGTTGTCATTTTCAATGCTTTTGACAATTAAGGATACTGCTGGTAACTTAACCTCCGAGCCTCTGCGCTGTTCCGAGGCCACTGGAAGCTTCCAGCCTCCAACCGCTTCGTGACCAGTACAAATCCATCCTCTTCCCAATAAAGCCTCTTGTTCCAGTCCTGCCTATAACCACAGAACAAAAACAGCGTACCGCTGAACGGAGCTAAACGGAACTTCTGCTGTACCAATGTCGCAAAGCCGCATACCCACAGGCAATATAAATCTGCCCTGCTCCCGCAAGGTCATTCAGCATCCCTCAGCCCCCAGCACAACGCTGCCTCGGCCGCGCTGTCTGCTCGGATGTAAATCCCCACTTCAACTGCTCCGGTTTTAATCCCGGCAATCACCTTGCCTCGGCTCCCACGCAATTCCGAGGCGGTAATTTCCGCGAATACCGGCGCTGCTTCCGGCATCCGCCCCTCTTTCTGCCTGTTTTGGTTTTCGCTGTTTATGCCGTACAGCTCCCGCTCTCACCGCTGGTATATCTTTGGGCCGACACCGTGTTCCAAGCACCATTCACTTACTCGTCTCCCCCTGTTTCGGCAACCTTCTATCTGCTTCTTCCACGTTTCAAGCCGCGCCTCATGTCAGGCTGCTCTCATTGCCATTTGATTCACCTACTTCTGTTTATCCGTCCTTCTTTATTATATTGCGCCTGGGCAATCCGCTTTTCTATTTGGCACTTGTTTTTATGGCGCTTAGAAGCCGTAGCGATATCCACTTTTCTATCGTAATACAGAAAGCCCGGGCGGAAAAAATCTGCCCGGGCTTTCTGTCAAATTGATTTTTGAGTTCCTTACTCGTACCGGCTCCAGTCGGGAGCACGGTTCAGGTCGGTCCAGCTCTCATAGACCCGGTCCTTGGTGACAAAGTCGTGGGAGTTGGTGGCCTCCTGGATGGCTAGGTAGAACCAGTCGCTCTCGTGGCAGTCGGTCCAGGTGTTCATGCCGGAGAGCAGATCGTCCGTGTCCTCCGGCAGGCGGCACAGCACCCGGTTGATCATGGTCACCGCCTGGGCGCGGGAGATGTACTGGTCGGGCCGGAAGGAGTCGTCGCTGTATCCCTGGATCCAGCCCAGCGCCGCGGCGCGGCTGATCTCGTCCTCCGCCCAGTGGTCGGCGGTGTCCGTAAAGGTGGTGACGCCGGCGACGCCGCTGTCGTCGAACCGGGCGCAGATGGCCGCGAATTCGGCGCGGGTGATGTTAGCGTCGGGGTCGAACAGGCCGGAGTTGCGGCCGTTGATGACGCCCAGCCGGGCCATGGTGGAGATGGCCGTGTTGGCCCAGTAGTCCTCGTTCACATCCGGGAAGGCGTTGGACGTGGTGAGATTGTCGTCCCGCACATTCTCGTCCAGCAGGCGGAAGAAGATGGTGGCCACCTGGGCCCGGGTGATATTGGCGTTGGGCCGCACAGAGCCGTCAGAATAGCCCTGGATGTAGGCGTAGTGGTCGTCGCCGTTCAGCATGCCGGGCACGGAGGTCTCCGTCCAGCCGGCGAACAGCGTCACGGAGGAGGTCACCCGCAGAGTCTCATCCTCGTCCACCCGTATGGTCAGGCGGCTGTCCTTGTACCAACCGGTAAAACGGTAGCCGGGCCGGGTGGGGATGTGGGCGCCGTACTCCTCATCATCGTACACATTGAGGGAGAAGCTCCTTCCGTCTTCATCGATGGGGTCGAAGCGGGTGCCGCCATTGGAGTCGAACCTCAGATAGGGATCGCTGTCATGGCCGCCACCGTCTCCGGAGCTATCGCGGGCAAAGGTTGCAGAAATGGTGTGGTTTGCATTAACATCCGTAAATGTATAGCTATCGACTGCTCCTACGCTCTTTTCATCCACTTTCACATTGGCGATGGTATAGCCGCCGTTCGGCGTGATGGTGAAAATCTTGTCCGCACCCTCGGCCACAGCAACGCTGCCGCGGGGGCTGATGGAGCCGCCGTCACCGGCGGAGGCGGTGATAGTGAAGGTCTGCGCGTTCTCCTGCCAGACAACAGCGAAAGGAGAGAATCCGGAACGGTCCACATCAAATTCGATACCATTGGCGTCAAATTCAGCGGTTATAACCTCCGGCTCACAGGCTTCAATGGCATCCGTCACCTCGGCCTGACCGGCAATGCCATATTCCCGGTGCAGGCCCGGAAAGTGGATGACCTGTACATCCAGGTCATTTGCGTTATCCATTGTCACACCGTCGGGATATGGCAAATAGATTGTGGTGCCATAGCTGGCAGAAACCCAGGCGTTGCCGTTGTAGGCGTCCACCAGATCCAGGTAGTGAAAGTCGTAGCGGTAGGTTTTGCCATCGGACAACTCATTCAGAAGATCAGAATCCTCTGCCTTTTGTTCCAGCAGAGCCTGGCGGTCCGTGCCGTCATCATCAATCAGCAGCGAGTCATCCAGGAGTTGGATACCGGCGATATCCTCGATCTCAAAGTCTTCGTTATCGTTGGTGTAGAAAGACGGCTGATACACGGTTCCCCATGAGCTGGTTTGTGTCTTTGCAATCGCCTCGGCGTGGATCACAGCCTTGGTGGGCTCTGCGGTCAACAACACATATGTATTGGCGCCGTCCTGCGCTTCCTCAATATCCTGCGTATGGCGGACGATTAGTGTACCCGCACCGTCAAGGTTTACATTGTTGCCATTCACCCGAACGTCCTCATTGGTAAGTCCGTTCTTCCATTTGAGGGTAACTGTGTACACGCCCGGCTTGGAATCATCTGTGGCGACAGTGCCGTCCTCATAGGTATAGACCGCCTCAATGTTTTCAAGGAGCTGATCGAGCATGGTCTTGTCGTCCGTTGCCGGGATAGTCACACCCTTGATTTCCAAACTTGTAATGTCGCCGGTGTATTTTACGTCAACACTGCCATTGATGGTGAGCTTGGGGAAACCGCCGTCGTCATAGTTCTCCTCGCCCTGACCGCCGCCGGTGTAGATGGTGATGTCATCGGGGGCCAGGGTATACTCCTTGTTGTTGAAGAGCATCACCGCATACGGAGCACCTGCCGTCAGATCCTTCAAAGCGATGGGCACCTTCTCCGCATTCTCCACCTCTTCGACCGCCACTTCAGCCCCATCAATGGGTGAACCGTCCGGATTGACCTGTACATAGGCCACATAGAGGTCGGTCTTCTTAGGGGAGGAAGTAGGATCGAGCTCGAAGCTGTACTCAGTCGCAGACGGCTGAACCCACAGGGCGCTGCTGCCCACGGGGGTCCAGTCGGCGTGCTCGTTAGCAACGCCAGCTTTCAGCGTGTTGACTGCCTCATTCGTGGCGCGGCCCAGGTTCACATCCGCATAGCCCTCAGGAAGTTCCACCTTCCCGGCGCTGACGTATATGGTACGGGGTTCCCCCATCACATCAGCGCTTACATGGGTGTACTCATATCCGGCGCCTTCCTCCGTTTCAGCAACAGCATAACCGCCGGAGGAGGAGATTTGTCTGCCACTCGATCCCTTATTGCCGGAAATGGTGCCGCCATTGATCTCGACGAGGGACTTCCCTGCAACGGTATGGTAGATACCATAGCTGCCGTTGTCGCAGATTTTGCCGCCGTTCATAATGAACCTGACACCCGTCCAGTCGGTCTTGCCGCTGATCTGGATACCGTAGCTCGAGTTGCGGGCAATCTCACCGCCGTTCATGGTGAGATTGGAGCTGTTGTTCACACGAACGGCAAGACCCTTGTTGTCCACAATATGGGCAGTCTCCTCAATCGTGGCGATGACACCGCCGCCACCCTGGTTGGCAAGATAAATCATGCCTTTAGAGGCGGTATTGTCGCGGATGGTGCCCGCAAATGTGTAGTGGGAGCCGTTATTGGAATAGATCAGGCCGCCCGCACTGCTGGAACTACAGTTTTCAATCACGCTGTTCGGGCCAAATGTGATCTGGCCGTACCAGGACCGCAAAAGACTCGCCGAACCCGAAGCGCATTCTGAGATCGTACCGTTGAGGTACACCTCATGGCTGTAGTTGTTGTTGTCGAGGTCGTCAAAATAGAGCAGCTGGAAACCGTCCACATGAGAAATCTTAGATCCCGCTTTAGTGGTAAAGTTGCAAAATTGGGTCCAGATGGCGCAGTTATTGCCTGCGTTGGTGCCGGTCACATTGGTGATCTCTCCAGTGCTGGCAAGGGTAGCTTCACCGTGAGACCGCAGATGGACAGCAACACCGTTCTGCCCCTGCCAGGCCGCATCGGTACCATGAATATTTTGAATGGTGCCGCCGATGTTAGCGGTGCCGCCGTCTGCATAGAGTGCACGCCCATTCATCATGACACCTTTATCGCCGCCTATCGTGCCGCCGTTCATGGTCAAGATGCCGCCCTGGAGCCAGACCGCACCAGCGGGGCCAAAGCTGCCGGACGCACCTTTCTCACGTTCGTTTTCGGTTGTATCCAAAATGGCGCTGCCTTCTTCCATGATCAGCTCGCCACCGGACAGGCGCACGGCACTCATACCGCCGTAGTTGCGAAGTTCCGCACCATCCCCCAAAGTAATCGTACCCATACCGTTGTAAGTTGCGATTATGGCGTCTTGCACAATGCTTGTATTTGGGACCTCACTCCTGCTAACGGTGGTCTCCCCATCGCCTTCGGAATCGGCCTGCACAAAGTATTCACCTTCGTATTTGCCCATATCATCCAAAATGATGTGGGTCAAAATAAGAGACGAAACGGTCCCTTGTTCCGTTTCCCCGCCTACTTCGATCATCGCGGGGTTGTAGTGCTGTCTGGCGGGATCTGCGTTGGTATGAAAATTTTCTCCGCGGGAGAGCGTCACAGGATCAACACCATAGCTGGTGATGGTCAGCTCTTTCTCCCAGACCCATGCCATTTGGTTCATTTCCACATCTGACATGACATAAATCGTCGCACCATCCGGGGCTGCTTCCGCCGCCTTTGCCAAGGTGGCATATGGAGCGTCTGCTGTGCCAGTGCCGTCCGCATCATCGCCTGCTGCCGACACATACACCGCGTTCTCAGCCACAGGCTCTTCTACCACTGTCCCCGGATCCTCAGCAGGCTCTATGGGATCCAGCTCTCCCGCAGGCTCCGTGGGGGCCGTGGGATCCGGACCCTGAGGGGGATCTCCCGGAACCTCTGTCGGCTCATTTTCCTCTGGATCCCCTGAAGTCCCCGGCTCATTTGGCGCACTGGGGCCATCCGGTTCATCGGCGGTCCCACTTTCCACGGCCTCCTGTTTCCCGCCTTCCTCTGCGGGGTCTTTCCGCAAGTCCGATCCATCCTGATTGATCGCAGGATCCGACTCGCCAGTCCCCTCCTCTGCCGCCAGTGTCGAAACCGGCAGCAGTGTCAGCAGCAGGCACAGCACCATCAAAGCTGATAAGATCCGTTTCTTCATCTCTTCTCCTCCTTTACACCTCTCGGCGAGAAAATATCTATCGCAAACATCCTTTTGGATGGAATTGCTCTCATTCTCCGTCCATCCGGCAGCCAACTGCTCCGTATCCAGAATCTGCTCATAGGCTTGCTCCGCCGGGAGCCGCACGTTCCGCTCGATCTCCGACCGGGTGGCCAGATACAACTTCCGCAGGCACCAGGGGTTGCACTTGGCCTCCTCCACCCGCTTGTCAGACGGCAGGTAGTGATAGAAGGCCCGCAGCTTGGCACCGTACATCTGCACCGTGTTCCGGCTCCTCCCCCGGCGGGAGAGTGTCTCCAGATAGGACCGGATCATCTCTGATGTGATGACAGCGCCAGTCTGCTCCCCAGTCTCTGGCAGCCTGGCTGCCTCCGCGCACTGCATATTCACACCCCCTGTCAACGGAATTCGCATTCCATCCCGCGCCCGACCAAGCTGGCGCAAGAAGCTCCGCAGAACAAGTGCGAAAAAAGCCCGTGCGGCTGGCACGGGCGTAAAAAATGGCGCAGGGACCAAGGCCGGACAAAATTTGACATTTTTCCGGCTTTTTTCTGCTGCCCAAAGCGGCAAAATCCCTTGCGGTTAGCTGTCCTTTGTGCTAAAATTTGTCTATTGATATGTAGGACGAACTATTTTTTCACGATCATTTGTGTCGGAATGCGAATTCCGTGATTAGGAGATCAGTCCCAGCCGGTCCAGCGTCCGCTGGTGTTCTGCGCCAGAGGTCACCAGGTAGATGCGGGTGGTCTCGATGCTGCTGTGGCCCAGCAGGTCCGCCAGCTTGACGATGTCCCGGCTGGTCCGGTAGAACACCATAGCAAACAGGTGCCGCAGATTGTGGGGGAACACCTTGCGCGGGTCCACCCCGGCGCGCCCGCACAGCCGCTTCATCTCCGCCCAGATCTGCCGGCGGCCCAGCTCTTTTCCGCTTTTGGTGCGAAAGATTGCACCGGAGGCGGTTTTTTGTTTTTGGGCGTATTGGAGCAGCTTCCGGCAGAGCTTTTCCGGCAATAGGATGGTGCGGATCTTGCCCTTGAGGGAGATCTCGGCCTTGCCCTGCCGGGCGGCCTCCACCGTGAGATACCGCACCTCGCTGACCCGGATGCCCGTGGCCCCCATGGCTTCCACCAGCAGGCCCAGCCGCTCCTGTCCCAGCCGGTGCGCCGTGTCCAGCAGGCGCTGGTACTCCGCCTTCGTCAGTTCCCGGCCGGCGTCCCGGAACAGTCGCCGCTGGACCCTCAGGAATTTCACCCGGCAGCCGCCGAGGCCCAGGAACTCCAGCAGGCTGTTCAGTGCGGAGAGCTTGGCGTTGATGCTGGCGGGGGCGTAGCCCCGCTCCACCAGATGAGCCTTCCACGCCGCGCTCAACCCTTTGCTGATCTCCCGCCCGTCCAGCCAGCGTGCGAAGGCCCGGATGTCCCGGAGATACTTCTCCATAGTGGCTTCGCTCTTCTCCTCCAGCCGGAGGTGGCGGGCAAATGCCTGGATTTGCAGGGGAGTCAGTCTGTCTTCGGTCATAAGATGCCTCCTTTTGTGATTTCACAACGATATTTTACCGGATGTGCAAATATAACAAGGCCCACAGCGGCAGCTGCCGCTGTGGGCCTTGTTATTTTAGTGCCGTAATCGTAAGATTTTCTCCAGTTCCAAAAAGCTATACGCGGATCTGCCAGTTTTTCTATGAAGGGACGCGCCTCCTCCCGTTTTACGGCGAACATGATACCAGAGGCCGTACCGGAAGTCGGTATGTAGAAAAACGTATATGCAAGTTCTTGATTCCGCAAAGGTTCTATCTTTCAATACCATCTCAAACGGCTCAGATAGTGCATGTCTGTATTCCTTCCGGAACAGCGGCATGGAATTCCATACCGCTGTCGTTCTAAAAATACTTCTCTTTTTCTGTCAGGGTCTCATTTCCGATGATATTCTCTAAACTGTCCCATTTTTAGCTGATAGCTTCGATTCCCGCCCCTGGTCACGATGGCCCCCTGAAATCAGATCATTCAGATAATCTCTTGTACAGGGCGGCTTCAGGCCAATAGACTCTGCAGTTTCCGATGCTTTGCTTCGGAATGATCGGCCAGGTATGTCATGATGGTCTCTTCCACCCTTACTCTTATCGCTGTTTTTCTTAAGGAAGAGCTCCAGCAGAGTCCACTCCGGCTCAAACCGCTCTGTGATTACAGGCGCCATACGTAAAAGATATTGCGATGCCACTGCCGGCATGTTCGCCGACATCAATGAGGCTGCATATTTTCAGTATCGTCCCATTGCGGGAATCGAAGACGCCACCGCTCTTTGCCTCATTGATTTCCATGCGAACACTACTGGGGTTCGCCATGGTGATGGCGTCCCATTCTTTGATGACCACTCCGAGTCCCGGCAGCTCGCTTCGGGAGCCCTTGATTCCCCTGAGAAACATACTGTCAAGGCCCGGCGGATGTTGCGCCGCAAAGGCAATGGCAATATCATACCGCAGAAATTTGAATCGTTTTTCCCGGTTCTATTGCAGAAAATCGCCGCACCGGACAGCGACAAAGCCGGAAAAGCCCCCGAAAACGCGGAATGCTTTTTCCTTTTGAGTGGAGCGATTGTTTCTTGACGGTTTCTTTTGTGAAAGGCTTTCAATTTTCACAGCTTCTTTCCAAGAATTCGGATATCTTTTCCACTTTTTATAGAATTCGTTGAAAATACTTTACAGGATACACGCTTTTTTGATATGATAAAAAAGTAACAAATCAGAAGTACTATGCTCATTTCTGGGAGCTCATCTCTACGCCGCATCAATCCCAGGATCGGAGGAAAATCGGATGAAAAAATTTTTAACAGCGATTTTAGTCGCAGCAGCTCTTTTCACAACTGTCGGCTGCAGCGGCCGGCCCGCCACGACAGCGGATGTTCTCCAGAGTTCCGCGGATGCGGAGGAAGGTTCGTCCCATGACAGCCAGGGCAGCCTCCGCACCGGCCTCTATGCGGTGGGCTCCCTATCCTCCAGCGCCAGTGCGGGAGAGGAGGACGGTCTGATCCAAACGGATGTGACGATCGTCGCCGTCACCGTGGATGAGACGGGCGTCATCACTGACTGCGTGATCGACGCCGTACAGGCAAAGGCAAATTTTGACAGCCAGGGCCAGCTCCTCACGGATCTCACCGTCCCGGTGCCCAGCAAAAATGAACTGGGCGCTGATTACGGCATGGGCAGCATCAGCGGCATCGGAAAAGAGTGGAACGAGCAGGCCCAGGCTCTGGCGGACTATGTAGTGGGCAAGACGGCCGATGAGGTGCTGGGCATTGCCGTGGATGAGGCCACCAAGCCCGCAGAGGCGGACCTGGCCTCCAGCGTCACCATCTCCATCGGCGGCTTCCAGAACGCCATCGCGGAGGCGGTGGACCGCGCCCAGCCGCTGGGCGCTCAGGCCGGAGATGAGCTGC
This DNA window, taken from Dysosmobacter welbionis, encodes the following:
- a CDS encoding tyrosine-type recombinase/integrase; the encoded protein is MTEDRLTPLQIQAFARHLRLEEKSEATMEKYLRDIRAFARWLDGREISKGLSAAWKAHLVERGYAPASINAKLSALNSLLEFLGLGGCRVKFLRVQRRLFRDAGRELTKAEYQRLLDTAHRLGQERLGLLVEAMGATGIRVSEVRYLTVEAARQGKAEISLKGKIRTILLPEKLCRKLLQYAQKQKTASGAIFRTKSGKELGRRQIWAEMKRLCGRAGVDPRKVFPHNLRHLFAMVFYRTSRDIVKLADLLGHSSIETTRIYLVTSGAEHQRTLDRLGLIS
- a CDS encoding S-layer homology domain-containing protein — translated: MQCAEAARLPETGEQTGAVITSEMIRSYLETLSRRGRSRNTVQMYGAKLRAFYHYLPSDKRVEEAKCNPWCLRKLYLATRSEIERNVRLPAEQAYEQILDTEQLAAGWTENESNSIQKDVCDRYFLAERCKGGEEMKKRILSALMVLCLLLTLLPVSTLAAEEGTGESDPAINQDGSDLRKDPAEEGGKQEAVESGTADEPDGPSAPNEPGTSGDPEENEPTEVPGDPPQGPDPTAPTEPAGELDPIEPAEDPGTVVEEPVAENAVYVSAAGDDADGTGTADAPYATLAKAAEAAPDGATIYVMSDVEMNQMAWVWEKELTITSYGVDPVTLSRGENFHTNADPARQHYNPAMIEVGGETEQGTVSSLILTHIILDDMGKYEGEYFVQADSEGDGETTVSRSEVPNTSIVQDAIIATYNGMGTITLGDGAELRNYGGMSAVRLSGGELIMEEGSAILDTTENEREKGASGSFGPAGAVWLQGGILTMNGGTIGGDKGVMMNGRALYADGGTANIGGTIQNIHGTDAAWQGQNGVAVHLRSHGEATLASTGEITNVTGTNAGNNCAIWTQFCNFTTKAGSKISHVDGFQLLYFDDLDNNNYSHEVYLNGTISECASGSASLLRSWYGQITFGPNSVIENCSSSSAGGLIYSNNGSHYTFAGTIRDNTASKGMIYLANQGGGGVIATIEETAHIVDNKGLAVRVNNSSNLTMNGGEIARNSSYGIQISGKTDWTGVRFIMNGGKICDNGSYGIYHTVAGKSLVEINGGTISGNKGSSGRQISSSGGYAVAETEEGAGYEYTHVSADVMGEPRTIYVSAGKVELPEGYADVNLGRATNEAVNTLKAGVANEHADWTPVGSSALWVQPSATEYSFELDPTSSPKKTDLYVAYVQVNPDGSPIDGAEVAVEEVENAEKVPIALKDLTAGAPYAVMLFNNKEYTLAPDDITIYTGGGQGEENYDDGGFPKLTINGSVDVKYTGDITSLEIKGVTIPATDDKTMLDQLLENIEAVYTYEDGTVATDDSKPGVYTVTLKWKNGLTNEDVRVNGNNVNLDGAGTLIVRHTQDIEEAQDGANTYVLLTAEPTKAVIHAEAIAKTQTSSWGTVYQPSFYTNDNEDFEIEDIAGIQLLDDSLLIDDDGTDRQALLEQKAEDSDLLNELSDGKTYRYDFHYLDLVDAYNGNAWVSASYGTTIYLPYPDGVTMDNANDLDVQVIHFPGLHREYGIAGQAEVTDAIEACEPEVITAEFDANGIEFDVDRSGFSPFAVVWQENAQTFTITASAGDGGSISPRGSVAVAEGADKIFTITPNGGYTIANVKVDEKSVGAVDSYTFTDVNANHTISATFARDSSGDGGGHDSDPYLRFDSNGGTRFDPIDEDGRSFSLNVYDDEEYGAHIPTRPGYRFTGWYKDSRLTIRVDEDETLRVTSSVTLFAGWTETSVPGMLNGDDHYAYIQGYSDGSVRPNANITRAQVATIFFRLLDENVRDDNLTTSNAFPDVNEDYWANTAISTMARLGVINGRNSGLFDPDANITRAEFAAICARFDDSGVAGVTTFTDTADHWAEDEISRAAALGWIQGYSDDSFRPDQYISRAQAVTMINRVLCRLPEDTDDLLSGMNTWTDCHESDWFYLAIQEATNSHDFVTKDRVYESWTDLNRAPDWSRYE
- the tnpB gene encoding IS66 family insertion sequence element accessory protein TnpB (TnpB, as the term is used for proteins encoded by IS66 family insertion elements, is considered an accessory protein, since TnpC, encoded by a neighboring gene, is a DDE family transposase.), which produces MVQQKFRLAPFSGTLFLFCGYRQDWNKRLYWEEDGFVLVTKRLEAGSFQWPRNSAEARRLSYQQYP